One genomic window of Dunckerocampus dactyliophorus isolate RoL2022-P2 chromosome 7, RoL_Ddac_1.1, whole genome shotgun sequence includes the following:
- the fdps gene encoding farnesyl pyrophosphate synthase isoform X2: MGDGTCNGSHSKKPLLSDPGLFDAQFEELVQELTEQDLTDPVLTDALNRLKEVLLYNAPGGKRNRGLSVIGSLRELVPPTQLTQDTVQRALVVGWCVELLQAFFLVADDIMDASVTRRGQPCWYKKDGIGLDAINDAFLLEVSIYRLLRRHCRTQPYYVHLLELFTETSFQTELGQALDLMTAPPGQIDLSRFTMERYKAIVKYKTAFYSFYLPVAAAMYMAGIEDEEEHKNAKHILLEMGEFFQIQDDYLDCYGDPAVTGKIGTDIQDNKCSWLVVTAMEVLTAEQRAELEACYGRHDDASVEKVKALYDALQMPSVYRKYEDESYQRLQKLITRHAQNLPHAVFLNFAKKIYKRNK, encoded by the exons ATG GGGGACGGCACTTGTAACGGATCACACAGCAAGAAGCCTCTGCTGTCAGATCCAGGACTCTTTGACGCCCAGTTCGAGGAGTTGGTGCAGGAGCTGACCGAGCAGGACCTCACTGATCCTGTACTTACGGATGCCCTAAATCGGCTGAAAGAG GTTTTGCTCTACAATGCCCCGGGAGGCAAGAGGAACCGGGGTCTGTCAGTGATTGGCTCCTTGCGGGAGCTCGTCCCACCAACTCAGCTCACACAGGACACCGTGCAGCGCGCTCTGGTGGTCGGCTGGTGTGTTGAATTG ctTCAGGCCTTCTTCCTTGTAGCCGATGACATCATGGATGCATCAGTGACCCGCAGAGGACAGCCCTGCTGGTACAAGAAG GACGGTATAGGCTTGGATGCCATCAATGATGCCTTCCTCCTGGAGGTCTCCATTTACAGGCTGCTGCGCAGACACTGCAGGACCCAGCCCTACTATGTCCACCTGCTAGAGCTTTTCACTGAG ACATCCTTCCAGACTGAACTCGGTCAAGCTCTCGACCTCATGACGGCACCCCCTGGTCAGATTGACCTCAGCAGATTCACCATGGAGAG GTACAAAGCTATTGTGAAATATAAGACGGCCTTCTACTCCTTTTACCTCCCAGTGGCAGCAGCCATGTACATG GCTGGAATCGAGGACGAAGAGGAGCACAAAAATGCCAAACACATCTTACTTGAGATGGGAGAGTTCTTCCAAATCCAG GATGATTACCTGGACTGTTATGGAGACCCGGCGGTGACTGGAAAGATTGGCACAGACATCCAGGATAACAAGTGCAGTTGGCTCGTTGTCACGGCGATGGAAGTCCTGACCGCTGAACAGAGAGCAGAGTTGGAG GCCTGTTACGGGCGTCACGATGACGCCAGCGTGGAAAAGGTCAAAGCGCTCTATGACGCCTTGCAGATGCCAAGCGTGTACCGCAAATACGAAGACGAGAGCTACCAGCGGCTACAGAAGCTCATCACCCGTCACGCTCAGAACCTCCCTCACGCCGTGTTCCTCAACTTTGCCAAGAAGATCTACAAGAGGAACAAgtga
- the fdps gene encoding farnesyl pyrophosphate synthase isoform X1: protein MRHLLRLPVPKMIRIMWPTISPFQHQASPLCTSSIQGDGTCNGSHSKKPLLSDPGLFDAQFEELVQELTEQDLTDPVLTDALNRLKEVLLYNAPGGKRNRGLSVIGSLRELVPPTQLTQDTVQRALVVGWCVELLQAFFLVADDIMDASVTRRGQPCWYKKDGIGLDAINDAFLLEVSIYRLLRRHCRTQPYYVHLLELFTETSFQTELGQALDLMTAPPGQIDLSRFTMERYKAIVKYKTAFYSFYLPVAAAMYMAGIEDEEEHKNAKHILLEMGEFFQIQDDYLDCYGDPAVTGKIGTDIQDNKCSWLVVTAMEVLTAEQRAELEACYGRHDDASVEKVKALYDALQMPSVYRKYEDESYQRLQKLITRHAQNLPHAVFLNFAKKIYKRNK from the exons ATGAGACACCTCCTCCGCTTGCCAGTTCCTAAAATGATCCGGATTATGTGGCCAACAATCTCCCCGTTCCAACATCAAGCCTCTCCACTGTGTACCTCGTCTATCCAGGGGGACGGCACTTGTAACGGATCACACAGCAAGAAGCCTCTGCTGTCAGATCCAGGACTCTTTGACGCCCAGTTCGAGGAGTTGGTGCAGGAGCTGACCGAGCAGGACCTCACTGATCCTGTACTTACGGATGCCCTAAATCGGCTGAAAGAG GTTTTGCTCTACAATGCCCCGGGAGGCAAGAGGAACCGGGGTCTGTCAGTGATTGGCTCCTTGCGGGAGCTCGTCCCACCAACTCAGCTCACACAGGACACCGTGCAGCGCGCTCTGGTGGTCGGCTGGTGTGTTGAATTG ctTCAGGCCTTCTTCCTTGTAGCCGATGACATCATGGATGCATCAGTGACCCGCAGAGGACAGCCCTGCTGGTACAAGAAG GACGGTATAGGCTTGGATGCCATCAATGATGCCTTCCTCCTGGAGGTCTCCATTTACAGGCTGCTGCGCAGACACTGCAGGACCCAGCCCTACTATGTCCACCTGCTAGAGCTTTTCACTGAG ACATCCTTCCAGACTGAACTCGGTCAAGCTCTCGACCTCATGACGGCACCCCCTGGTCAGATTGACCTCAGCAGATTCACCATGGAGAG GTACAAAGCTATTGTGAAATATAAGACGGCCTTCTACTCCTTTTACCTCCCAGTGGCAGCAGCCATGTACATG GCTGGAATCGAGGACGAAGAGGAGCACAAAAATGCCAAACACATCTTACTTGAGATGGGAGAGTTCTTCCAAATCCAG GATGATTACCTGGACTGTTATGGAGACCCGGCGGTGACTGGAAAGATTGGCACAGACATCCAGGATAACAAGTGCAGTTGGCTCGTTGTCACGGCGATGGAAGTCCTGACCGCTGAACAGAGAGCAGAGTTGGAG GCCTGTTACGGGCGTCACGATGACGCCAGCGTGGAAAAGGTCAAAGCGCTCTATGACGCCTTGCAGATGCCAAGCGTGTACCGCAAATACGAAGACGAGAGCTACCAGCGGCTACAGAAGCTCATCACCCGTCACGCTCAGAACCTCCCTCACGCCGTGTTCCTCAACTTTGCCAAGAAGATCTACAAGAGGAACAAgtga